Proteins encoded within one genomic window of Tenrec ecaudatus isolate mTenEca1 unplaced genomic scaffold, mTenEca1.hap1 Scaffold_539, whole genome shotgun sequence:
- the LOC142436671 gene encoding thyrotropin-releasing hormone-degrading ectoenzyme-like, translating to MALDGERGEQEEEKEKKKKKKRRKKKRAEEGAAESRSPSQATMGEAAAAAPRPGGRGPSDPWADSVGVRPRTTERHITVHKRLVLAFAVSLVALLAVTMLAVLLSLRFDECGAPGADGGPAGSPARDRNASLPGAAPRNHPAGEGSAPSEAAGQATPATPSARPPSEEECEPRRPWTQLRLSGHLKPLHYNLMLTAFMENFTFAGEVNVEIACRNATRYVVLHASRVAVEKVQVAEDRVAGAVPVAGFFLYPQTQVLVVVLNRTLDAQRNYNLKIIYNALIENELLGFFHSSYVLHGERRCGCMQDPTPSEEDPGTTPSI from the coding sequence ATGGCCCTGGACGGCGAGcggggggagcaggaggaggagaaggaaaagaagaagaaaaagaagaggaggaagaagaagagggcagaggagggggccGCGGAGAGCCGCTCACCCTCGCAGGCCACCATGGGggaggccgccgccgccgcgccccgGCCGGGCGGCAGGGGGCCCTCGGACCCGTGGGCGGACTCGGTGGGCGTGCGACCCCGCACCACGGAGCGCCACATCACGGTGCACAAACGGCTCGTGCTGGCCTTCGCCGTGTCCCTCGTGGCGCTGCTCGCCGTCACCATGCTCGCCGTGCTGCTCAGCTTGCGGTTCGACGAGTGCGGCGCGCCCGGCGCCGACGGCGGCCCCGCGGGCTCCCCCGCGCGTGACCGCAACGCCAGCCTCCCGGGAGCCGCCCCGCGCAACCACCCCGCGGGCGAGGGCTCGGCGCCGTCCGAAGCGGCCGGCCAGGCGACGCCGGCGACCCCGTCCGCCAGGCCACCATCGGAGGAGGAGTGCGAGCCGCGGCGCCCCTGGACCCAGTTGCGCTTGTCGGGCCACCTCAAGCCGCTGCACTACAATCTGATGCTCACCGCCTTCATGGAGAACTTCACCTTCGCCGGCGAGGTGAACGTGGAGATAGCGTGCCGGAACGCCACCCGCTACGTCGTGCTGCACGCCTCCCGGGTGGCCGTCGAGAAGGTGCAGGTGGCCGAGGACCGCGTGGCTGGGGCCGTGCCCGTGGCCGGCTTTTTCCTCTACCCACAGACCCAGGTCTTGGTGGTGGTGCTGAACCGGACCTTGGACGCCCAGAGGAATTACAACCTGAAGATCATCTACAATGCCCTCATTGAAAACGAGCTCCTGGGCTTCTTCCACAGCTCCTATGTGCTCCACGGGGAGAGAAG